The proteins below come from a single Triticum aestivum cultivar Chinese Spring chromosome 5D, IWGSC CS RefSeq v2.1, whole genome shotgun sequence genomic window:
- the LOC123120921 gene encoding CAP-Gly domain-containing linker protein 1-like, translating into MSGAGAALASSALGLCGEDARAGRGAELKEGDLEDARVCRALLALPSTESKPKEVQDRLELGEDTGDHEHSVKALRANLRKLKGAFETLISKKDKDIYSVKVVLLNQLRTMEKDSMLSENKKLEAAQATEEAKKLQQNVQALRVATQNKDNEIGRLHAEALVAQQKLHEMDSLLKEKNESIEKLRAENIGLRAVKDFVWSQFRIKEQELLDYAMLLKNKEVATAQATEASQKLVKDNRTMEAEVVDYGNTLLILEDKLTDMRSLVKEKEDEIQELKSRQPDITSLKRKFASSLSNVSMSFPSIVFFALVEN; encoded by the exons ATGAGCGGGGCCGGCGCGGCGCTGGCCTCGTCGGCATTAGGCCTCTGCGGGGAGGACGCGAGGGCGGGTCGAGGCGCAG AACTCAAAGAGGGTGATCTGGAGGATGCCAGAGTTTGTAGAGCTCTTCTTGCCCTACCAAGCACTGAATCTAAG CCGAAGGAAGTTCAAGATCGTCTAGAGCTTGGTGAAGACACTGGGGATCATGAGCACAGTGTAAAAGCGCTGAGAGCAAACCTTAGAAAACTAAAGGGAGCATTTGAGACCCTGATATCAAAGAAGGATAAGGATATTTATTCTGTAAAAGTTGTTCTTTTGAACCAGTTGAGGACAATGGAAAAGGACAGCATGCTCTCTGAGAACAAGAAACTAGAGGCAGCACAAGCTACTGAAGAAGCGAAGAAGCTTCAGCAGAACGTGCAGGCGCTGCGCGTCGCAACCCAAAACAAGGACAATGAGATTGGCAGACTCCATGCAGAAGCTCTTGTGGCTCAACAGAAGCTACATGAAATGGATTCCTTGCTGAAGGAGAAAAATGAAAGTATTGAAAAACTCCGTGCGGAAAACATTGGATTACGTGCTGTAAAGGATTTTGTTTGGAGCCAGTTCCGGATAAAGGAGCAGGAGCTGCTGGACTACGCCATGCTTCTTAAGAACAAGGAAGTGGCGACAGCACAAGCTACTGAAGCTTCGCAAAAGCTAGTAAAGGATAATCGCACGATGGAAGCAGAAGTTGTTGATTATGGAAACACGTTATTGATTCTAGAGGATAAGCTAACGGACATGCGCTCGTTGGTGAAGGAGAAAGAGGACGAAATCCAAGAACTCAAAAGTCGCCAACCTGATATCACTAGTCTGAAGCGCAAGTTTGCCTCTTCCTTGTCAAATGTAAGTATGTCATTTCCAAGTATAGTATTCTTTGCACTAGTAGAAAATtag